A window of the Coturnix japonica isolate 7356 chromosome 12, Coturnix japonica 2.1, whole genome shotgun sequence genome harbors these coding sequences:
- the RAD54L2 gene encoding helicase ARIP4 isoform X3 gives MSDESISGSDPDLDPDLEQEDMEEEEEEDEEAMEEDNDGDDEEDLLDESDQPQEAVFSSDHVEHTEDGEWQRSTSTTSSQSERAERLLQNQHKSLASEDTKKKRAQKPSHMRRNIRKLLREDQLEAVTKAAQQEELERRKRLEQQRKDYPATIPTVSPEFLPEDIIFRAAEATQLPPQVLAEEVICLDSTSSGSEDDTKGKNSIKDEVIELSSGEDDALQIVDSSDSGNEGEEDGSEESSGSHVNDALNQSDALGQVIVNINHPPNEEDIFLAPQLAHAVKPHQIGGIRFLYDNLVESLERFKTSSGFGCILAHSMGLGKTIQVISFLDVLFRHTEAKTVLAIVPVNTLQNWLAEFNMWLPAPENLPADYNSKEVQPRTFKVHILNDEHKTTAARAKVVNDWVMEGGVLLMGYEMYRLLSLKKSFATGRKKKTKKQTGPVIIDLDEEDRQQELLKGIEKALSRPGPDVVICDEGHRIKNCHASTSQALKNIRSRRRVVLTGYPLQNNLIEYWCMVDFVRPDFLGSRQEFSNMFERPILNGQCIDSTPQDVRLMRYRSHVLHSLLEGFVQRRGHNVLKVQLPSKEEHVILVRLSKIQRALYTEFMNRFRDAGNSGWLGLNPLKAFCVCCKIWNHPDVLYEALQKENLANEQDLDVDDLGTASTNSRCQPQGVKVKTESNALPSPVGEATNSKFLQSVGFNPFQERANQVVTYEWAKDILCDYQTGVLENSPKMVLLFHLVEESMKLGDKILVFSQSLSTLSVIEEFLAKRPMPNPPGSDGGVHNWVRNISYYRLDGSTSASERERLINQFNDPSNASVWLFLLSTRAGCLGVNLIGANRVVVFDASWNPCHDAQAVCRVYRYGQKKPCHIYRLVSDYTLEKKIYDRQISKQGMSDRVVDDLNPVLNFTRREVENLLHFVEEESDLAQLSLNPSKMKESVLQLACLKYPHLITKEPFQHESLLIDRKEHKLTKAEKKAAKKSYEEEKRASVPYTRPSYAQYYPASDQSLTSIPAFSQRNWRPALKGEDKPVASVRPVQSTPIPMMPRHVPLGSAGSTSSSNPAVNFPINYLQRAGVLVQKIVTTTDIVIPGTNTSTDVQARISAGESIHIIRGTKGTYIRTSDGRIFAIRTTGKPKGNEDRRAAASGSQSSSLESASNGRHSASSPQLPSAEELTRPISPDSPEIISELQQYAEAAAARESRHSSPSTTTAQGHPSRTDSAPSIATRGAEQRAGIHCVAASVSSALPASGQHVDAHSVLDLRGNKRKSSSPSTPEEQTRRQQKKRQLPSSVQPYEHGYPVSGVENRGVLSKLLDNLSLDAPWK, from the exons ACCAACCCCAGGAAGCTGTGTTCAGCAGTGACCATGTTGAGCACACAGAGGATGGAGAATGGCAGCGCTCTACTTCAACTACCTCATCGCAGAGTGAGCGGGCAGAGCGACTCTTGCAGAACCAGCACAAGAGCCTGGCCTCTGAGGACACCAAAAAGAAGAGGGCTCAGAAACCGTCTCACATGCGGAGAAACATAAG AAAGCTATTGCGTGAGGACCAACTAGAGGCCGTGACAAAGGCAGCCCAGCAGGAAGAGTTGGAGAGAAGGAAGCGGCTAGAGCAGCAAAGGAAGGATTACCCAGCCACTATCCCAACCGTATCCCCCGAGTTTCTACCTG AGGAcatcattttcagagcagcGGAGGCTACCCAGCTCCCCCCTCAGGTCCTTGCTGAGGAAGTGATCTGCCTAGACAGCACCAGCAGTGGCAGTGAAGATGatactaaaggaaaaaatagcattaaagaTG AAGTGATTGAGCTGAGTTCGGGAGAGGATGATGCCCTCCAAATTGTGGACAGCAGTGACTCTGGCAATGAAGGGGAGGAAGATGGCAGTGAAGAGAGCAGCGGCTCTCATGTGAATGATGCCTTAAATCAGTCAGATGCTCTGGGGCAAGTCATTGTCAACATCAACCATCCACCAAATGAGGAAGACATTTTCCTGGCTCCCCAGCTTGCACATGCAGTAAAACCTCATCAG ATTGGTGGGATCCGATTCCTGTATGACAACTTGGTCGAGTCCTTGGAGAGATTTAAAACCAGCAGTGGGTTTGGGTGTATTTTAGCACATAGCATGGGCCTGGGCAAGACCATACAGGTCATCTCTTTCTTGGATGTACTTTTTCGGCACACAGAGGCCAAGACTGTTCTTGCCATTGTACCT GTGAATACGCTCCAAAACTGGCTAGCAGAATTTAACATGTGGCTCCCAGCACCTGAAAACCTTCCTGCTGATTATAACTCCAAAGAGGTCCAGCCTCGCACCTTCAAAGTCCACATCCTGAATGATGAACACAA GACAACAGCTGCACGTGCAAAGGTGGTGAATGACTGGGTGATGGAGGGCGGTGTGCTGCTGATGGGCTATGAGATGTACCGCCTTCTTTCACTGAAGAAGTCCTTTGCcactggaaggaagaagaaaacaaagaagcaaactgGCCCCGTCATTATTGACTTGGATGAAGAAGACCGGCAGCAAGAACTTCTGAAAG GGATTGAGAAAGCTTTGTCTCGCCCTGGCCCGGATGTGGTTATTTGTGATGAGGGGCACCGCATCAAGAACTGCCATGCCAGCACCTCGCAGGCCCTGAAGAACATCCGCTCCCGGCGGCGGGTGGTGCTGACCGGCTACCCGCTCCAGAACAACCTCATTGAGTACTGGTGCATGGTAGACTTTGTCCGACCTGACTTCCTGGGCTCACGGCAGGAATTCAGCAACATGTTTGAACGCCCCATCCTGAACGGGCAATGTATTGACAGCACCCCTCAGGATGTGCGTCTCATGAGGTATCGCAGCCATGTCCTGCATAGCCTGCTGGAGGGCTTTGTGCAGCG GCGGGGGCACAATGTGCTGAAGGTTCAGCTCCCCTCTAAGGAAGAACATGTCATTTTGGTACGTCTGTCGAAGATCCAGCGGGCCCTTTATACAGAGTTCATGAACCGGTTCCGAGATGCAGGCAACAGCGGCTGGCTGGGACTAAACCCACTCAAAGCTTTCTGTGTATGCTGTAAG ATCTGGAACCATCCGGATGTGTTGTATGAAGCTCTGCAAAAGGAGAACTTAGCAAACGAGCAGGACTTGGATGTGGACGACCTTGGCACAGCAAGCACCAATTCCCGCTGCCAGCCTCAAGGAGTTAAAGTCAAAACAGAGAGTAATGCTTTGCCATCACCAGTTGGAGAAGCCACCAACAGCAAGTTCCTCCAGAGTGTTGGCTTCAACCCCTTTCAGGAGAGGGCAAATCAGGTTGTTACTTACGAATGG GCCAAAGACATCTTGTGTGATTACCAGACGGGAGTCTTGGAAAACTCACCCAAAATGGTGTTACTGTTCCACCTAGTTGAGGAGAGCATGAAGCTTGGAGACAAGATCTTGGTCTTCAG CCAGAGCCTGTCCACTTTGTCTGTCATCGAAGAGTTTTTGGCAAAGAGACCAATGCCAAATCCTCCAGGCTCAGATGGAGGAGTTCACAACTGGGTCCGAAATATCAGCTATTACA GGCTGGATGGCAGCACCTCTGCCTCAGAAAGGGAGCGACTGATTAACCAGTTCAATGATCCCAGTAACGCTTCTGTTTGGCTCTTCCTTCTGTCCACACG TGCTGGCTGTTTGGGTGTCAACCTCATTGGTGCGAACAGAGTGGTGGTGTTTGATGCTTCTTGGAACCCATGCCATGATGCCCAGGCTGTGTGCCGAGTGTACCGCTACGGGCAGAAGAAGCCGTGCCACATTTACAGATTGGTGTCTGATTACACCCTGGAGAAGAAGATCTATGACCGTCAGATCTCCAAGCAGGGCATGTCAG ATCGGGTGGTGGATGACCTGAACCCAGTGCTGAACTTCACCCGACGGGAGGTGGAGAATCTTCTGCATTTTGTGGAAGAGGAATCCGACCTTGCTCAGCTCTCCCTCAATCCAAGCAAGATGAAGGAGTCGGTTCTACAGTTAGCCTGTCTCAAGTATCCTCACCTCATCACCAAG GAGCCTTTTCAACATGAATCACTGCTGATTGACCGGAAGGAGCACAAGCTGAccaaggcagagaagaaagcagccaAGAAGAGCTATGAGGAGGAAAAGCGAGCATCCGTCCCCTACACTCGGCCGTCCTACGCACAATATTACCCAGCCAGTGACCAGAGCCTGACGAGCATCCCTGCCTTCAGCCAAAGGAACTG GCGACCAGCGCTCAAAGGCGAGGACAAGCCAGTGGCAAGTGTCCGCCCAGTTCAGTCCACTCCCATTCCTATGATGCCTCGGCATGTCCCCTTGGGCAGTGCAGGATCAACCTCAAGTTCCAACCCTGCTGTCAACTTCCCCATCAATTATCTACAGCGAGCCGGTGTCCTTGTGCAGAAGATTGTCACAACCACAG ATATTGTGATTCCGGGTACAAACACATCCACTGATGTACAGGCGAGAATCAGTGCTGGCGAGAGCATCCACATCATCCGAGGGACAAAAG GGACGTACATCCGGACCAGTGATGGGCGGATTTTTGCTATTCGGACCACTGGGAAGCCAAAGGGCAACGAAGACCGTCGGGCAGCTGCCTCAG GCTCCCAGAGCTCTTCGCTGGAGTCCGCAAGCAACGGCAGACACAGTGCCTCATCCCCGCAGCTCCCCAGCGCGGAGGAGCTCACTCGGCCCATATCCCCCGACAGCCCTGAAATCATCAGCGAGCTGCAGCAGTACGCGGAGGCGGCAGCAGCCCGGGAGTCCCGGCACAGctcccccagcaccaccacagcACAAGGCCACCCGTCCCGCACGGACAGCGCGCCCAGCATAGCGACTCGAGGAGCTGAGCAGCGCGCGGGGATTCACTGCGTGGCTGCCTCCGTGTCTTCAGCCCTGCCAGCCTCTGGCCAGCACGTCGATGCCCACTCCGTGTTGGACTTACGGGGCAACAAGCGCAAGTCAAGCTCGCCATCAACTCCGGAGGAGCAAACCCGCAGGCAGCAGAAGAAGCGCCAGCTGCCATCGTCCGTGCAGCCGTACGAACACGGGTACCCCGTCTCCG GAGTTGAAAACCGAGGGGTTCTGAGCAAACTGCTGGACAACTTGTCTTTGGATGcaccatggaaataa
- the RAD54L2 gene encoding helicase ARIP4 isoform X1, with amino-acid sequence MSDESISGSDPDLDPDLEQEDMEEEEEEDEEAMEEDNDGDDEEDLLDESDQPQEAVFSSDHVEHTEDGEWQRSTSTTSSQSERAERLLQNQHKSLASEDTKKKRAQKPSHMRRNIRKLLREDQLEAVTKAAQQEELERRKRLEQQRKDYPATIPTVSPEFLPEDIIFRAAEATQLPPQVLAEEVICLDSTSSGSEDDTKGKNSIKDEVIELSSGEDDALQIVDSSDSGNEGEEDGSEESSGSHVNDALNQSDALGQVIVNINHPPNEEDIFLAPQLAHAVKPHQIGGIRFLYDNLVESLERFKTSSGFGCILAHSMGLGKTIQVISFLDVLFRHTEAKTVLAIVPVNTLQNWLAEFNMWLPAPENLPADYNSKEVQPRTFKVHILNDEHKTTAARAKVVNDWVMEGGVLLMGYEMYRLLSLKKSFATGRKKKTKKQTGPVIIDLDEEDRQQELLKGIEKALSRPGPDVVICDEGHRIKNCHASTSQALKNIRSRRRVVLTGYPLQNNLIEYWCMVDFVRPDFLGSRQEFSNMFERPILNGQCIDSTPQDVRLMRYRSHVLHSLLEGFVQRRGHNVLKVQLPSKEEHVILVRLSKIQRALYTEFMNRFRDAGNSGWLGLNPLKAFCVCCKIWNHPDVLYEALQKENLANEQDLDVDDLGTASTNSRCQPQGVKVKTESNALPSPVGEATNSKFLQSVGFNPFQERANQVVTYEWAKDILCDYQTGVLENSPKMVLLFHLVEESMKLGDKILVFSQSLSTLSVIEEFLAKRPMPNPPGSDGGVHNWVRNISYYRLDGSTSASERERLINQFNDPSNASVWLFLLSTRAGCLGVNLIGANRVVVFDASWNPCHDAQAVCRVYRYGQKKPCHIYRLVSDYTLEKKIYDRQISKQGMSDRVVDDLNPVLNFTRREVENLLHFVEEESDLAQLSLNPSKMKESVLQLACLKYPHLITKEPFQHESLLIDRKEHKLTKAEKKAAKKSYEEEKRASVPYTRPSYAQYYPASDQSLTSIPAFSQRNWRPALKGEDKPVASVRPVQSTPIPMMPRHVPLGSAGSTSSSNPAVNFPINYLQRAGVLVQKIVTTTDIVIPGTNTSTDVQARISAGESIHIIRGTKGTYIRTSDGRIFAIRTTGKPKGNEDRRAAASGSQSSSLESASNGRHSASSPQLPSAEELTRPISPDSPEIISELQQYAEAAAARESRHSSPSTTTAQGHPSRTDSAPSIATRGAEQRAGIHCVAASVSSALPASGQHVDAHSVLDLRGNKRKSSSPSTPEEQTRRQQKKRQLPSSVQPYEHGYPVSGGFAMPPVSLNHNLTHPFASQPGNSLYMGAGSSYYQLPNLLPDPHLVFPVTTDPLLTAGTASSSAATSATASVPSFMLNPSLTGVLPSYSLPFTQSLLPEPRMFAPFPAPVLPSSLPRSMASAYPGYVSPHSGYPAGGFLRSQVPQFEPQEVPEVGCSSNDEDKDDDVIEITGK; translated from the exons ACCAACCCCAGGAAGCTGTGTTCAGCAGTGACCATGTTGAGCACACAGAGGATGGAGAATGGCAGCGCTCTACTTCAACTACCTCATCGCAGAGTGAGCGGGCAGAGCGACTCTTGCAGAACCAGCACAAGAGCCTGGCCTCTGAGGACACCAAAAAGAAGAGGGCTCAGAAACCGTCTCACATGCGGAGAAACATAAG AAAGCTATTGCGTGAGGACCAACTAGAGGCCGTGACAAAGGCAGCCCAGCAGGAAGAGTTGGAGAGAAGGAAGCGGCTAGAGCAGCAAAGGAAGGATTACCCAGCCACTATCCCAACCGTATCCCCCGAGTTTCTACCTG AGGAcatcattttcagagcagcGGAGGCTACCCAGCTCCCCCCTCAGGTCCTTGCTGAGGAAGTGATCTGCCTAGACAGCACCAGCAGTGGCAGTGAAGATGatactaaaggaaaaaatagcattaaagaTG AAGTGATTGAGCTGAGTTCGGGAGAGGATGATGCCCTCCAAATTGTGGACAGCAGTGACTCTGGCAATGAAGGGGAGGAAGATGGCAGTGAAGAGAGCAGCGGCTCTCATGTGAATGATGCCTTAAATCAGTCAGATGCTCTGGGGCAAGTCATTGTCAACATCAACCATCCACCAAATGAGGAAGACATTTTCCTGGCTCCCCAGCTTGCACATGCAGTAAAACCTCATCAG ATTGGTGGGATCCGATTCCTGTATGACAACTTGGTCGAGTCCTTGGAGAGATTTAAAACCAGCAGTGGGTTTGGGTGTATTTTAGCACATAGCATGGGCCTGGGCAAGACCATACAGGTCATCTCTTTCTTGGATGTACTTTTTCGGCACACAGAGGCCAAGACTGTTCTTGCCATTGTACCT GTGAATACGCTCCAAAACTGGCTAGCAGAATTTAACATGTGGCTCCCAGCACCTGAAAACCTTCCTGCTGATTATAACTCCAAAGAGGTCCAGCCTCGCACCTTCAAAGTCCACATCCTGAATGATGAACACAA GACAACAGCTGCACGTGCAAAGGTGGTGAATGACTGGGTGATGGAGGGCGGTGTGCTGCTGATGGGCTATGAGATGTACCGCCTTCTTTCACTGAAGAAGTCCTTTGCcactggaaggaagaagaaaacaaagaagcaaactgGCCCCGTCATTATTGACTTGGATGAAGAAGACCGGCAGCAAGAACTTCTGAAAG GGATTGAGAAAGCTTTGTCTCGCCCTGGCCCGGATGTGGTTATTTGTGATGAGGGGCACCGCATCAAGAACTGCCATGCCAGCACCTCGCAGGCCCTGAAGAACATCCGCTCCCGGCGGCGGGTGGTGCTGACCGGCTACCCGCTCCAGAACAACCTCATTGAGTACTGGTGCATGGTAGACTTTGTCCGACCTGACTTCCTGGGCTCACGGCAGGAATTCAGCAACATGTTTGAACGCCCCATCCTGAACGGGCAATGTATTGACAGCACCCCTCAGGATGTGCGTCTCATGAGGTATCGCAGCCATGTCCTGCATAGCCTGCTGGAGGGCTTTGTGCAGCG GCGGGGGCACAATGTGCTGAAGGTTCAGCTCCCCTCTAAGGAAGAACATGTCATTTTGGTACGTCTGTCGAAGATCCAGCGGGCCCTTTATACAGAGTTCATGAACCGGTTCCGAGATGCAGGCAACAGCGGCTGGCTGGGACTAAACCCACTCAAAGCTTTCTGTGTATGCTGTAAG ATCTGGAACCATCCGGATGTGTTGTATGAAGCTCTGCAAAAGGAGAACTTAGCAAACGAGCAGGACTTGGATGTGGACGACCTTGGCACAGCAAGCACCAATTCCCGCTGCCAGCCTCAAGGAGTTAAAGTCAAAACAGAGAGTAATGCTTTGCCATCACCAGTTGGAGAAGCCACCAACAGCAAGTTCCTCCAGAGTGTTGGCTTCAACCCCTTTCAGGAGAGGGCAAATCAGGTTGTTACTTACGAATGG GCCAAAGACATCTTGTGTGATTACCAGACGGGAGTCTTGGAAAACTCACCCAAAATGGTGTTACTGTTCCACCTAGTTGAGGAGAGCATGAAGCTTGGAGACAAGATCTTGGTCTTCAG CCAGAGCCTGTCCACTTTGTCTGTCATCGAAGAGTTTTTGGCAAAGAGACCAATGCCAAATCCTCCAGGCTCAGATGGAGGAGTTCACAACTGGGTCCGAAATATCAGCTATTACA GGCTGGATGGCAGCACCTCTGCCTCAGAAAGGGAGCGACTGATTAACCAGTTCAATGATCCCAGTAACGCTTCTGTTTGGCTCTTCCTTCTGTCCACACG TGCTGGCTGTTTGGGTGTCAACCTCATTGGTGCGAACAGAGTGGTGGTGTTTGATGCTTCTTGGAACCCATGCCATGATGCCCAGGCTGTGTGCCGAGTGTACCGCTACGGGCAGAAGAAGCCGTGCCACATTTACAGATTGGTGTCTGATTACACCCTGGAGAAGAAGATCTATGACCGTCAGATCTCCAAGCAGGGCATGTCAG ATCGGGTGGTGGATGACCTGAACCCAGTGCTGAACTTCACCCGACGGGAGGTGGAGAATCTTCTGCATTTTGTGGAAGAGGAATCCGACCTTGCTCAGCTCTCCCTCAATCCAAGCAAGATGAAGGAGTCGGTTCTACAGTTAGCCTGTCTCAAGTATCCTCACCTCATCACCAAG GAGCCTTTTCAACATGAATCACTGCTGATTGACCGGAAGGAGCACAAGCTGAccaaggcagagaagaaagcagccaAGAAGAGCTATGAGGAGGAAAAGCGAGCATCCGTCCCCTACACTCGGCCGTCCTACGCACAATATTACCCAGCCAGTGACCAGAGCCTGACGAGCATCCCTGCCTTCAGCCAAAGGAACTG GCGACCAGCGCTCAAAGGCGAGGACAAGCCAGTGGCAAGTGTCCGCCCAGTTCAGTCCACTCCCATTCCTATGATGCCTCGGCATGTCCCCTTGGGCAGTGCAGGATCAACCTCAAGTTCCAACCCTGCTGTCAACTTCCCCATCAATTATCTACAGCGAGCCGGTGTCCTTGTGCAGAAGATTGTCACAACCACAG ATATTGTGATTCCGGGTACAAACACATCCACTGATGTACAGGCGAGAATCAGTGCTGGCGAGAGCATCCACATCATCCGAGGGACAAAAG GGACGTACATCCGGACCAGTGATGGGCGGATTTTTGCTATTCGGACCACTGGGAAGCCAAAGGGCAACGAAGACCGTCGGGCAGCTGCCTCAG GCTCCCAGAGCTCTTCGCTGGAGTCCGCAAGCAACGGCAGACACAGTGCCTCATCCCCGCAGCTCCCCAGCGCGGAGGAGCTCACTCGGCCCATATCCCCCGACAGCCCTGAAATCATCAGCGAGCTGCAGCAGTACGCGGAGGCGGCAGCAGCCCGGGAGTCCCGGCACAGctcccccagcaccaccacagcACAAGGCCACCCGTCCCGCACGGACAGCGCGCCCAGCATAGCGACTCGAGGAGCTGAGCAGCGCGCGGGGATTCACTGCGTGGCTGCCTCCGTGTCTTCAGCCCTGCCAGCCTCTGGCCAGCACGTCGATGCCCACTCCGTGTTGGACTTACGGGGCAACAAGCGCAAGTCAAGCTCGCCATCAACTCCGGAGGAGCAAACCCGCAGGCAGCAGAAGAAGCGCCAGCTGCCATCGTCCGTGCAGCCGTACGAACACGGGTACCCCGTCTCCGGTGGGTTCGCCATGCCTCCTGTCTCTTTAAACCACAACCTAACccatccatttgcctcccagcCAGGAAACTCCTTGTACATGGGCGCTGGCTCCTCTTACTACCAGCTGCCCAATTTACTCCCAGACCCTCATCTGGTGTTCCCTGTGACTACTGACCCTCTGCTGACAGCCGGCACCgccagctcttctgctgctaCCTCAGCCACCGCCAGCGTCCCCTCATTCATGCTAAACCCATCTCTGACGGGGGTGCTGCCCAGTTACTCGCTCCCCTTCACGCAGTCCCTCCTGCCCGAGCCCAGGATGTTCGCTCCTTTCCCAGCCCCTGTCCTGCCTAGCAGCCTTCCCAGGAGCATGGCATCCGCCTACCCTGGCTATGTGTCCCCTCACTCGGGCTACCCGGCCGGGGGCTTCCTTCGCTCCCAGGTGCCTCAGTTTGAACCCCAGGAGGTCCCAGAGGTGGGATGCAGCTCTAATGACGAGGACAAAGACGACGATGTTATAGAGATCACAGGGAAATAA